Proteins from a genomic interval of Hydrogenophaga sp. PAMC20947:
- a CDS encoding FAD-dependent oxidoreductase, producing the protein MGAGYIGLEVAENLLARGLTVTVIEKLDAPMGAVLDSDMASAVVDAMRNAGVDLRLGTSVTGFTVSDGRVTAVETEAGPVEADLVVIGLGVRANTELARAAGIAVGESGGIIVDEQLRTGTPHVWAAGDCVESRHRVTGRGVVMALGTHANKQGRAAGTNIAGGEARFDGVLGTAITKFQQLEIARTGLTEHEAAASGLDAFAVTTEASNRAGYYPGAQSMRIKIVAERQTGRLLGAQIVGGEDAGKRIDVLATALWNGMTVQEMGGMDLSYAPPFSPVWDPVLLAAGKAAAEV; encoded by the coding sequence GTGGGCGCTGGTTACATCGGGCTGGAAGTGGCAGAGAACCTGCTGGCGCGCGGTCTGACGGTCACGGTGATTGAAAAGCTCGACGCGCCCATGGGCGCGGTGCTGGATTCGGACATGGCCTCGGCTGTGGTCGACGCAATGCGCAACGCGGGCGTCGATCTGCGACTGGGCACCTCCGTCACCGGCTTCACGGTGAGCGACGGTCGGGTGACCGCCGTCGAAACCGAGGCAGGGCCAGTCGAAGCCGACCTGGTGGTCATCGGTCTGGGCGTGCGCGCCAACACGGAACTGGCCCGCGCCGCAGGCATCGCCGTGGGAGAGAGCGGCGGCATCATCGTCGACGAGCAATTGCGCACTGGCACGCCACATGTGTGGGCCGCTGGCGACTGCGTGGAATCGCGCCACCGGGTCACCGGGCGCGGTGTCGTGATGGCCCTGGGCACGCATGCCAACAAACAAGGCCGTGCAGCTGGAACCAACATCGCTGGCGGCGAAGCACGCTTTGATGGCGTGCTGGGCACGGCGATCACCAAGTTCCAGCAATTGGAGATCGCTCGCACCGGGCTGACCGAGCACGAGGCCGCCGCCTCCGGCCTCGACGCCTTCGCGGTAACCACCGAAGCATCGAACCGGGCAGGCTATTACCCGGGCGCCCAATCGATGCGCATCAAGATCGTGGCCGAACGCCAGACGGGTCGCTTGCTCGGCGCGCAGATCGTTGGCGGTGAAGACGCGGGCAAGCGCATCGATGTGCTGGCCACGGCGCTGTGGAACGGCATGACGGTGCAAGAAATGGGCGGTATGGACCTGTCCTACGCACCGCCGTTTTCGCCGGTCTGGGACCCGGTGCTGCTGGCCGCAGGCAAGGCGGCAGCCGAGGTCTGA
- a CDS encoding FAD-dependent oxidoreductase, with the protein MTRTLVIIGGDAAGMSAAAQARRMASAEALEIVAFERGVHTSYAACGLPYLLGGLVEAPAELVARTPEEHRAKGIDVRIRHEVTAIDTLAATVTVRDLDSGQDSVTHYDELLVATGASGITRHGQESMPKVFSNCARSPTPTT; encoded by the coding sequence ATGACACGAACACTGGTGATCATTGGCGGCGACGCCGCAGGCATGTCAGCGGCCGCGCAGGCACGTCGGATGGCGTCAGCCGAGGCGCTCGAAATCGTGGCATTCGAACGCGGGGTTCACACCTCTTACGCGGCCTGTGGTCTTCCCTACCTGCTGGGCGGTCTGGTCGAGGCCCCGGCCGAGCTGGTGGCCCGAACCCCGGAGGAGCACCGGGCCAAAGGCATCGACGTGCGGATTCGGCACGAGGTTACCGCCATCGACACCCTGGCGGCCACGGTGACGGTGCGCGATCTCGATTCGGGTCAAGACTCGGTCACCCATTACGACGAATTGCTCGTCGCTACTGGCGCTTCGGGCATCACCCGCCATGGCCAGGAATCGATGCCAAAGGTGTTCTCCAACTGCGCACGCTCACCGACGCCGACCACCTAG
- a CDS encoding OmpA family protein has product MHRVDQLAAVLNEFPQRYALVEGFTDSTGSAGHNLALSGERADSVRSALIRQGIAMERVSARGYGETSPVASNDNATGRQLIRRVEIVLSDDRSRLIAR; this is encoded by the coding sequence TTGCATCGGGTAGACCAACTCGCTGCCGTGCTGAACGAGTTTCCACAGCGCTACGCCCTGGTCGAAGGCTTCACCGACAGCACCGGAAGCGCTGGGCACAACCTGGCGCTGTCTGGCGAGCGCGCCGATTCGGTACGCTCGGCGCTGATCCGCCAGGGCATCGCCATGGAGCGGGTTTCAGCGCGCGGCTACGGCGAGACTTCTCCCGTGGCCAGCAACGACAACGCCACGGGTCGCCAGCTGATCCGCCGCGTGGAGATCGTGCTGTCTGACGACCGCAGCAGGCTGATCGCCCGCTGA
- a CDS encoding OmpA family protein encodes MNLDLVGTLPLTEWFSLLARVGAQHAWSKDRFSSAGAGGGISSSGKYNDTDVKMGLGAPIEITPSVWIRGDWARYRIENATGRRANAGLATASLVFPFGRAPAPRVAAAPAYMAPAPMPAPVVVAAPMPAPVAVDPAPQRVSFSADTLFGIDKAKVHPEGLAELDKFSQQLGGTTYDSISVEGHTDRKGSDNDHQALSSDRAKTVKDFLVSNGKIDPAKIGAVGIGESSPVTQLDD; translated from the coding sequence GTGAACCTCGATCTGGTCGGCACATTGCCCCTCACCGAATGGTTTTCCTTGCTCGCCCGGGTGGGTGCGCAACACGCCTGGTCCAAAGACCGCTTCAGCAGCGCCGGCGCGGGTGGCGGCATTTCGTCTAGCGGCAAATACAACGACACCGACGTCAAAATGGGTCTCGGCGCGCCAATCGAAATCACACCCTCCGTTTGGATCCGTGGCGATTGGGCGCGTTACCGCATCGAGAACGCCACCGGCCGCCGCGCGAATGCCGGTCTTGCCACGGCCAGTCTGGTGTTTCCATTTGGTCGCGCACCGGCGCCCCGCGTCGCGGCCGCGCCAGCCTATATGGCCCCAGCACCGATGCCAGCGCCCGTCGTTGTGGCGGCACCGATGCCCGCTCCAGTGGCGGTGGACCCAGCGCCCCAGCGCGTGAGCTTCTCGGCCGACACGCTGTTTGGCATTGACAAAGCCAAAGTTCACCCTGAGGGCCTGGCCGAACTGGACAAGTTCAGCCAGCAACTGGGTGGCACCACCTACGATTCGATCAGCGTCGAGGGCCACACCGACCGCAAGGGCTCGGACAACGACCACCAGGCGTTGTCCAGCGATCGCGCCAAAACTGTCAAGGACTTCCTGGTGTCCAATGGAAAAATCGATCCAGCCAAGATCGGTGCGGTGGGCATAGGGGAATCTTCTCCCGTGACCCAGCTTGATGACTGA
- a CDS encoding Crp/Fnr family transcriptional regulator — translation MGTTHDQSVNQLLAAMPAPAWLRIGPLMEAVDLPLGQVLYESGGKMTHVYFPINAIISLLYVMEDGASAEIAVVGNEGLVGIALFMGGETTPSRAVVQSAGKGYRLRAADIKEEFSRSGPVLHLLLRYTQALITQMAQTAVCNRHHSLDQQLCRWLLLSLDRLSSNELVMTQELIANMLGVRREGVTEAALKLQKLGLIKYTRGHITVVDRPALEKRVCECYAVVKTEYDRLLPDKLAA, via the coding sequence ATGGGAACCACACACGACCAATCGGTCAACCAATTGCTGGCCGCGATGCCCGCGCCCGCGTGGCTGCGCATTGGGCCATTGATGGAGGCGGTGGATCTGCCGCTGGGCCAGGTGCTGTACGAATCGGGCGGCAAGATGACCCATGTGTACTTCCCCATCAACGCCATCATTTCGCTGTTGTATGTGATGGAAGACGGCGCATCGGCCGAGATTGCGGTCGTGGGCAACGAAGGCCTGGTGGGCATTGCGCTCTTCATGGGCGGCGAAACCACGCCGAGCCGTGCGGTGGTGCAAAGCGCGGGCAAGGGCTACCGCCTGCGCGCGGCCGACATCAAGGAAGAATTCAGCCGCTCCGGGCCGGTGCTGCACCTGTTGCTGCGCTACACCCAGGCGCTCATCACCCAGATGGCCCAGACCGCCGTGTGCAACCGCCACCATTCGCTCGACCAGCAGCTGTGCCGCTGGCTGCTGCTGAGCCTGGACCGCCTGAGCAGCAACGAACTTGTGATGACGCAGGAACTGATCGCCAACATGCTGGGCGTGCGCCGCGAAGGCGTGACCGAAGCGGCGCTCAAGCTGCAAAAACTCGGGCTCATCAAATACACGCGAGGCCACATCACCGTGGTCGACCGTCCCGCACTGGAGAAACGAGTTTGCGAATGTTACGCCGTGGTGAAGACCGAATACGACCGATTGCTGCCCGACAAACTGGCTGCTTAG
- a CDS encoding sterol desaturase family protein, with protein sequence MALFSIEHSTLAYRADFVFYGAAVLGLAAWLALRGPTGMAAELAALVGLGFLAWSPIEYALHRFVLHGLPPFKGWHLEHHQRPTALICAPTLLSATLIGLVVWLPALCLLGEWRGYALTLGVLIGYLGYAMVHHALHHTNLKIGWVQRRKHWHAKHHHLLQPCCFGVTSGFWDHVLRTAGPKDHARVHIPVVRRQG encoded by the coding sequence ATGGCATTGTTTTCCATCGAACACAGCACCCTTGCTTACCGCGCCGACTTCGTTTTCTACGGCGCCGCCGTGCTTGGGCTGGCTGCCTGGTTGGCCCTGCGCGGACCGACGGGCATGGCCGCAGAGCTTGCTGCGCTGGTCGGCCTGGGTTTTTTGGCCTGGAGCCCGATCGAATACGCTTTGCACCGCTTTGTGTTGCACGGCCTGCCGCCCTTCAAAGGCTGGCACCTCGAGCACCACCAGCGCCCGACCGCGCTGATTTGTGCACCCACGCTGCTCAGCGCCACTTTGATCGGCCTTGTGGTGTGGCTGCCGGCGCTGTGTTTGCTGGGCGAATGGCGCGGCTACGCGCTCACGCTGGGCGTGTTGATCGGCTACCTGGGTTATGCCATGGTCCACCACGCCTTGCACCACACGAACCTGAAGATTGGGTGGGTGCAGCGCCGCAAGCACTGGCACGCCAAACACCACCACTTGTTGCAACCTTGTTGTTTTGGGGTGACCAGCGGTTTTTGGGACCATGTGTTGCGCACAGCCGGGCCCAAGGACCACGCCCGTGTGCACATTCCGGTGGTTCGCCGCCAGGGCTGA